A stretch of Lactuca sativa cultivar Salinas chromosome 6, Lsat_Salinas_v11, whole genome shotgun sequence DNA encodes these proteins:
- the LOC111894077 gene encoding UDP-glycosyltransferase 73C11: MALEEPHDTQLHFLIIPITSPGHYIPTIDMAKLLAQHGVRVTIVTTPVNSIRFGSILDQAIQSGLPIRYLEFPLPTAEFGLPEGCESLDEVPSDLARKLFLAHSSLQKEVEQYIEKLNPRPSCIVSGSFLLWTAETAKKFQIPRILFDGMNCFTQMCNHVLYLTKVYESVDESESFVLPGLPDRIELKRSQLSFIFNSGSKDVADLVEKLRISESEAYGVVINSAQELEQGYADEYQKIKEDKVWCVGPLSLCHKDVSEKALRGNKPSINETECLNWLDSQDNGSVIYACLGSISRMEPDQLVELALALESSNRPFIWVVRAGPKTPKIEKWIDEEGFEERTKDRGLLIRGWAPQLVILSHPAIGGFLTHCGWNSTLEGVCAGVPMVTWPQFQEQFYNEKLVVQVLRVGVSVGAQNVVHWGEEEKSGVQVKSEELRKAIEIVMEKGNKEGEERRKRAKELSKIAHKAIEEGGSSHCNMRRLIEDVRKLS; the protein is encoded by the coding sequence ATGGCTTTAGAAGAACCACATGACACCCAACTTCACTTTCTTATTATACCCATCACGTCACCAGGCCACTATATTCCCACCATTGACATGGCCAAGCTACTAGCTCAACATGGTGTTAGAGTCACCATAGTCACAACCCCAGTCAATTCCATCAGATTCGGGTCAATCCTTGATCAAGCAATCCAATCAGGTCTTCCCATCCGTTATCTGGAATTCCCACTTCCAACTGCAGAGTTTGGGTTACCAGAAGGTTGTGAAAGCTTGGATGAGGTTCCTAGTGACTTGGCCCGTAAACTTTTCCTTGCCCACAGTTCGCTGCAAAAAGAAGTCGAACAATATATTGAAAAACTGAATCCTAGGCCAAGTTGCATAGTATCCGGCTCGTTTCTCCTATGGACAGCTGAAACAGCAAAAAAGTTTCAGATTCCAAGGATTCTATTCGATGGAATGAATTGCTTCACACAGATGTGTAACCATGTTTTGTACCTCACCAAGGTATATGAAAGTGTGGATGAGTCAGAGTCATTTGTTTTACCCGGTTTGCCTGATCGAATTGAACTAAAAAGATCCCAACTATCTTTTATATTCAACTCTGGCTCAAAAGACGTGGCAGATTTAGTTGAAAAACTTCGGATATCTGAGTCCGAAGCATATGGAGTAGTTATAAACAGTGCTCAGGAGTTGGAACAAGGATATGCTGATGAATATCAGAAAATCAAAGAAGATAAAGTTTGGTGTGTAGGTCCATTATCGCTATGCCATAAGGATGTATCAGAGAAGGCCCTGAGAGGTAACAAGCCCTCCATTAATGAAACCGAATGCTTGAATTGGCTAGATTCTCAAGATAATGGCTCGGTGATCTATGCCTGTCTAGGAAGTATTAGTCGTATGGAGCCTGACCAGCTAGTCGAGCTTGCTTTAGCTCTAGAATCATCTAACAGACCGTTTATTTGGGTCGTTCGGGCGGGCCCCAAGACACCAAAGATAGAAAAATGGATAGATGAAGAGGGGTTTGAAGAGAGAACCAAAGATCGAGGTCTATTGATCCGTGGGTGGGCTCCACAGCTGGTGATCCTATCCCACCCTGCCATAGGAGGGTTCTTGACTCACTGTGGATGGAATTCAACTCTAGAAGGTGTGTGTGCTGGTGTTCCCATGGTGACATGGCCTCAGTTTCAGGAGCAGTTCTATAATGAGAAGTTAGTTGTACAAGTGTTGAGGGTTGGAGTTAGTGTTGGTGCTCAAAACGTAGTGCATTGGGGTGAAGAAGAGAAGTCTGGAGTGCAAGTAAAGAGTGAGGAATTGAGGAAGGCTATAGAGATTGTGATGGAAAAAGGGAAtaaagaaggagaagagagaAGAAAGAGAGCTAAAGAACTTAGTAAGATCGCACATAAAGCAATAGAAGAGGGAGGATCTTCTCACTGCAATATGAGACGACTTATTGAAGATGTTAGGAAATTAAGCTAA